The nucleotide window GTTTTGCTAAAGGCTGCCTGACCTGTACATGTGTTGAACTCCAGCAGAAGCAACACGGaaactataaaaatgtatttgtcttatTTCCTCTATTTGAAAAATAGATAATGGAGGAGTCGTAATTCCCTGAAAACAAGTCAGCACAGAatcttgtttcctttttataaattatgtaaatatttaatgatttatctATCATTTaggtattttaatttgaaagagatttatattcaaatatgaaataaaaatgataaattattagCAGATGGTTTGCATGGGCTCTTCTTTCAACATGAAGATTCCGCTTTGTTGTGCCTCTGCATCGGTGACAGCctgtggccggaggcattatgtttttggatTGTCCTTTGTCACATTCTtgtaaacacaatatctcaagaacaccttgatAGAATTTGTTCAATTGGATTCAAAGCCGAACTGATTAACATTTGGTGCTCAAAGGTccaggtcactgtgactttacaGATGTGAACACAACATCTAAGGAACACTGTGAGGGAATTTAttaaaatttggtacaaaagTTTATTTGGACTCAATGATGAACTGATTGAatttgccttgtgaacgtgttatcttaaagggatagttcattaaaaaaaagacaattccctcatctactcaccactgttctgatggaggggtgggtaaagtgtttgtgtccacaaaACGCTTTGAGTCCTCagatccaatacaattgaagttactGGTAATCaattcttcagatgtaataaaacagaaaaaaaactatgcctccatactgctggtGTGGTGTCATCTGAGTGTCCTGAACACGACGTCTCAAGTCTGTTTGtcaccagttgtcacttggactccaAGATAAAGTGATTACAGGGGtttcaaggtcacagtgacctctggAGAAATTTAAGTACACcaacactgcactggttggtggaggaaaacaacaggacagcatttttatatttgtaaaaagcaggtgtgtttatttgtaatcAGAAATAGAAACAACTTTAGATGACATAAAGAACGGCTGACTTTTGTACACACTACACACTGCTGATTAAATATCGCACTCGGAGCAGTGCTGCAGGTCCAGTATTGTACCAACATGTGTCCTGATGTAGAAACATCAAAACGCATTCATACCaaatgactgtttgtgtgtgatggcCAGAAGTGAAGTGACAATCCCTCAAACGTTAGAGGAACCAGTTTTACACATGAAAGTGCTTAGTCAGCATGAGCAGTACAACTCCTTCAGTGACGACACGACACATTCACAGAAAGCTGTTTTTTACCAGGTAGAGAAGCTCTAACATAAAACAACGAGAGGGTTTTGGAGTTGAACCACACTGGAGAGTAAAAGTCAGAATATCTCGAACTCTGCTGCTTCAAtcttgacttttctttttcagtctgtCCTTGTTGAAGACACAATGTATGGAAATGCATATTATTCTTATTGATTGACTGataaacatatttgtgtttaaataatATTCGTAAGACAAAATACAGCATTTTTGTGCGTTTAAAGCTCATGAATGTACGTTTAAACTCATCTTAAAATATAGTTAATATTATAGTGAATTTATTCTAACTAatgagaaaagaacatttaaaattttcAACGTTACTGCTTATGCTGCATTCATGCCGTGTCAAATGCATGGAACCTGGAAATTACACAGACTAGTTATTTTTATTGGTACatatttgtaatatattgtatttacaATGAGCTCAGTGCTGTTAGAATTGCAGCTATTTTGCAAAccatttattcatattttatattacattttgcTGTTGGGAGATATAAGTGTCAGACATTCCTGATATTTGTCATTactctatataatatatatatatatatataaagctaACAGATGTTTGTCCAGATGCATTTATATTACAAAATCTGTAATGAAATGGCATGAATGTAGcattgtgtgtttcctgaagttattgaatttttcttttttatacttttctgtAAAACATTACTGTGCTACAAACTTGCACCACAGCATCGTGGTGTCATGTGTACATGGCTCCATGTAGATCCTCCAGCCggttttccctctgtttccttctctcctACAGGACACAATGAAATCTGTTCAGTCGGGACACAGGTCTGTAGGAGGATCGGTTGCACCATCAAATGCATAATTACACTCACCTTGtcttttttaaactcttcataCTCTGGATTGTCAGTTGGTAATTCAAGTCGACAGAGCGGACAGGAGTTAGTCTACAAtttgaaaagacacaaaaaaaagcaaagcaagATCAAGGCATAAGCGATTTTAACTGGGTACCGTCACGTTTCTGTATAATATCTGATGTGAAATGTGAAGAATAAGTTCACATGCTTTACCTTGCCCAGCCAGGGCAGTATACATCCTGCGTGGAAAAGGTGTTTGCAGGGCATTTCTCGAACTGTTTCTTGTTCCTCAAACTCCAGCAAACAAACTGGACACTTCAGACCTTTGTCTgtgagaaatttaaaaaaagctcgATTAAATCCCGAAAAATATTATTAATCCAGTAGAGGCTTGAAAACCAGCTCTGAGGGGGGAACAAACTGTTTTTTGCATTCCCTCAGAGTGTAAGCCTGATATCTGTCTCTGTTAGCATAACTTTATTCCACTTTGGGTCATAACCCTGattgtaaaacacatttaattccACTGGAGTGCATGTCTGTCACCTGCTTGCTCTGGAGAAATGACGACCACGGTGAGGGTCTGAACAGCAGTCTTGGCAGCTGGAGGGGGAAGACGTTGATCCCAGTCTGACAAGTCGAACGCTCCTGAGTCAAGTAAGTCTAATCCCTGCATTAAAGACCTGAAGATAAAGATCAACGGTAGGTCAGAGCACTGGACACCAACAATGTCGTACAGCATCACTACGAGTCTGACGTGTGTTTACACTCACCTGGCCAATTCAAGTAGAGCGTTCTGCCGATATTGTTCCTCAGGGTTGGTGGGCTCACAGTCGTGTTCATCAAAGTAAGACGCCATTATGGTCCAGCCAACGTTTTATCCTCTTTACATTAAGATACCTGGCAGACATATGGAAAGTGAAGGCTCAGGAGTGTAAAAAACTGCTGGTGTTTAAAATGACCATCCTAACCACTACTACTTATGAAGTACATTCATTTATTGACGTAAATCAACACTTTGCAATTCCAAGCAAGTTAGTTAGTAATATATTAACATGACCTAGGTACACGTTCAAATCACTGAACAGGCCTACAGGGCACAGGGGTCctgtgggcctgtgtgtgtgcgcacacgtGCAtgtctatagttatgagggccaattttggttcaatacccCCATTGTGAGGACATAATGGTgtaaggacattttggctggtcctcacaaattcaatgggctgtttgaaggttaagacttggttttagggttagaattatgtttaggttaggcatttagttgtgatggttaaggtgagggtaaggggctagggaatgcattacgtcaatgagtgtcctcacaactatagagagacgtgtgtgtgtgtgtgtgtgtctgagagtgaGAAATAGCTATATTGCTTTATTAATCCCTGAGGGACGATGAATTTGTCATAGCAGCAGAGACGTTCAAATAtccaataaagaaaacacacagttggCAGCCCTGAGACACAAAAATCAGGTGCAGTATAAAAACtgtcataaaaaacaaatctagcAGAAGTCGACGAGCCTCTTTAACAATTTTCTGAAAGCATGAGGTTATAACCACTGTCTGTCCACAGCAGACAAAACAATATTCAAGGCgctaaaaatgaaatgtttaatatcTTCTTTTTTCCAGGGGAAGTGGATTCAGTGTTTTGCTCTGCTGATACTCTGTCAGAAAACTAGTTCAAGCTCAGAGACTAAAGTGTTGTCAGTGACTACCTGGtgtaacataataaataataataaacttaaattatatagcacttttcaaaagagtttacaaagtgatttgacaacaaagcaagaaaagtaaataaaaacttcaacacttaaaagcagtaaaaattaaaaaaatgtatacgtgaacaagtaaaataaaaggtggaaagaaaacgataaaatcacagtaacaacacaacatcacatgaaagcaagtatatatatctaaatgggttttaagaagtgatttaaaagaagtcactgactctgcgagccttatctcctcaggtagGCCGTTCCAAAGCTGAAGGGCCCTGATGGAAAAGGCACGGTCACCTTTAGTTTTCAGCCTCGACTTTGGAACAGCAAGCAGCGCTTtacctgaggatctaaggctgaGTGCAGGCACATAAGGGGTCCATAATTATGTGATGTAGCTTGGGGCTAGACCCTGGcgtgctttaaaagtgatcagtaaacaGGTTCAAATTTACTAAAATAAGTATGAATGTCCCTCTTGGCATTTAAAATGCTGTCAGGAGGAAAGATTTGTTGCCTAATGTCAGTCACTCTGTCtgtaaaagcatttaaaaacctCACACATCTCTTGTGAGGAGTCTGTAAAATGAGAGGGGGTCTTTTTAATGCCTGGTTGGTTTCATTTAACCAGGTCCAGGACCGTCTGGCAGGTGTGATTAAAAAGGGAGAccagctcctctgtgtgtgaattTAAAGCAGTCAAAGAGGCAGAAGTAAAAAGCTCAGAAAACTTGCAAACTGACATAGGATTAAAAACGCGACAGCAATTAAATAAAACTGCTTTGTGGTCAGACACATATCCTTAGTTTCAATGTTCTTAATGCTGGGGCCCATAAAAAGGATGAGATCAAGAGCGTGACCCTCTGAATGAGTTGGTTCCTGTAATGCCTGAGTGAGGTCAAATGATTCCAGAGGACTGTCGTGTCCTTGGAAAAGCCAGGTTTTAGTGATGattaaataaagtcaaaattattaaaagtaataaaatcatGGCGTAAAAACGGTTTATTATTTAGGGGTCTGATGTTTAAAAGACCAAATTTTAGAGTAGAACTAAAAGAGTCAGGTAAAAGATATTGTTGAGGTACTAATTCAATTAAATGGTTATGAATTGCACCAGAGGGCTATAATCGTGAGCGTGCTGTAGGGTCTAGACCCGCTTAGGGGAGTTGAGGGGAGTGTATTAATAGAGATACGATTGTCTTGATAGACGCCAGATTGTTTTAATTCAAAGACCCTTTGTCAGCTAGCAGTGATCTTTACGGGTATTTTGGAGTGATCTGTGTTTGGTCCAAGTCCAGAAGAAAAGTTACCTATATTTGATGTGGATCCAATCAGATCAGGGACAGGGACCTGACGGACATCATTCGCTGGTGGGCCGGTCTTTTCCGGTCACTACAGCTGAGGGGCAATTCTGTGTGGTATGTTCGAGCAGATGAGTCCATAGGACAATAGCTCCCGGTCTGGTCGGGTGAAGACCATCTGGACCAAAAAGTTCCACCCCTTTCTAGAAGATATTAAAACTGTCCACGAAAGGCACAACGCAAGCGGCACAGGCACAGAGCAGCCAGGGAATTGGGAATTGGTTCCGGCGATGAGGATCTTACGTTTTAGGGAAGTGAGGATATTAAACAGATGGACAAAGTCCGGTTGTAAGAGTTCAGATTGCTGCTTGGGGAAGTCGTATGCCGACATGAACCATAACTCCTTCAACACCGGGGTGGGATTTTATCACGTCTGGAACTTTGTTTGCGACATCACGCACTTTGGCACCGGGGAAACAGACAGTAAGTCCAATCCTCGCATTTCTAATGATGGAGTCACCGATTGTTAGTCGCTGGAGGCTGATGGGGGGTTGTGAAGAAGAGTCCTTTGCAACAGCCTGGTCCTTTATGTGTGTAACACCCATAGCCTCAAGGGAAGTCCCTCATTATGTCGTTTTAACTATTTATCAACCGACCACTGATGTCCAGCTTCAATATAAACACCAGGAAGTGTTCATTGATACAGAGATCAGGTGGTTTCACGTTATTCACACTACAAGTGTGAAGCAGAAGCGAAAGAAATAAATACCTGATAGATACTGCAATAAAATAATGTCTGGTCCACTTCATACATAAAGGCCGAACAAAAAACTATTAAACAATGACTTATTAACGTGATGTTACCAATGTTATTAGGTTGTTAATTGCGTTTGATGTACTTGTAGCTGACGAAATACAAACATTAGCGATTCTTCAGCTCTAACAAATGAACACAAGCTCCtgagaataaaagaataaactgaataaatgaatataaataaatgactgaTCTTCACGCAGCGTCTCCACTTACCTGAGCTGCTGCCAACAATAAACATGTCATTCTTCCGGGGTGTGACGACGTCCGTCACGTGGTACTTTGTCCAATCACGGCacagacttcttcttcttctacacgCTTCATAGCAGTTGGCAAACAGCGTTGCGTTACCGCCACCGGCTGGTATGAGACGGGTACTGCACGTGAAACCTGGCTTTTATGTGGTGGTGTTCAGAGCGTCACGGTGTGGTGGACTGATGAAGTGAAATCAGAGTGAACAGTCGATCTgaagtgagaaaaacacataGATGTCACTGTGCAAACACCAAAACGTGTCGTTCTTCTCCAGTGGGGGTCCGTGGCACATTTCCAGGGGGTCCAGGTTCGATTCATCCATGAAAATGATCATGATATCTGGGTGTTCTCTGTtgacatctttatatacagtctatgtttgaCATGGTGGAAATATTTATAATACACATCTAATATCCTTCTCATACATTTCTCatgtgttgttctttcacataACTAAGTAGAAGTTAAGTGAAAACTATTCCTTGGGTCCCCAGTCCCCCAATATTTTCTATCTTGTAGGAGTCCCTGGCTGAGCAAAACTGGAAAATTCTGATTTAAACTACAAATGTAATATCAGCTTCCTTATTCTGATCATTGAAGTTTGAATGATGTGGTAACGGCCTTTGTGAATGTAAACTTGTAATTTGTACTGCACTTTTTTGAGGAAGACAGTGAAGGAGTCGTGGATGGATCAGCGGGTCCAGGGGATCAGAGGGACCAGGGTTCAGAGGCTCTCTATAAAGTGACAGTTAACATAATCCGTCCCTGGAAGGAGGTCTTGTACAGTTGGACTATTATTTGAGTTTTAAGATGCACCGAGTTacagtgttttataaatgaagCCTCTGGATCACATTTTGATACCAAAACAGAATTTATTGGTGTAATCAGACTAGAGGTGAAGAATCTCAGGATTCATAACTATCAACattcaaagtgaaaagaaaagaaaaaacagtgaaCAGAAAAAACAGTTCAAAGAAGGTATGGCTTTGGTTAAATAACACTCGACTAAATTGATTTGAACAGAAAACCGTTACACAATCTCGAGAGAAAGATTTAAGGCTCTGAGATTTCCCTGAATGAGACGAAAATATCTGCTGCATGTCATGATTCACCGTGTTCAGACCCAACCTGGTGCTCATATACAGTAGATGCTGCTCAGAGGCTGAGGGATGTTCTGTGATTTATTGGAACAGACCACCAGGCTCACAGACATTGAAAACAGAACTGTGGATGTGGATCTGTTGTCAGTAATTTGCTGAATTTGCCAGTGTCATTAGACATAGTGATGTTGGTGTTGATACAATGGTACAGACGCACTGTTGTGTTAGAACACTGAAATACAAAGCTACTGGAGTATCACAGACACGTTTGAAGATTTCCTTGCATTATAAACTACTCATTGAAAACAATGAACATTCATCAGCTTCTCAATACAGTAACAACACCTGAAGgtgtctctgctctgccttCTCACCAGCCTCTTCAGACGAGTGGTTATCACACACGTGTAACACGCTAAGCATCCCAGCGCTTTACTTACAAAGTAGCtgcattatatttacattaaaaaaattccaGGATCTTCTCAGAAACAGCAACGGTAGCAGAAGATGTTCACAATATCCTCCCAAGAATTGTGTGAGATTCCAGTTCGTTGTAAGATGCGACTGAAAccgttttagatttttttcttcagtggACAACAAATAAGGAATGATTGGGCAGCACAAAAACATGAGGTTTATTTAAACGTGATGGAGAAAGTGAAATACTGCAGCTAAAGGTGGAAGGCTACAAACTGAATCTCTTCACTGTAACATATTCATCCATACATTATTTTACTTTGGCTaaaagcatgtgtgtgcgcgagtGATTGAGATTCTGGTGTCATAAACTGAAAGTGACTGATTATCACATTTTGATTCATTTATAAGAAAAATATCATTCATATAATGGTGTTTTCCTAGGCTGAGTGAGTGTAATGACACTACAATCActttcacacatacaaataaaacttgtgAAAGTGGACTCAGCCCATTTTATCCATCTTCCCAAGGTTTCATGAAAAAACTCATCTAATAgcttttgtaaattaaaaaaaaaaaagggttataTTGTCAGGCTAAAAACAACACGTCACCTGTTCCGTGCTATAAgtttactgtttttttctttttctttatgttaACTATAATGACACACTCAACCAGTGAGCAACAatgtcaaacacacaagagTATTTCATGGATTTCTACAGTGTTCAGTAAGATTTCACCACCTtctataaagaaaaaacaacattaaaaagatttgaaaacacaatgatgtgAGAGAAAAATAAGGACAGCTCTTTGCCCGTAGAAAATGTCCAACACATTGGATGGGAAAAATTTGTTGATTTGAAACATCAGTGTTGATTTGAAAAACTCTTCTTATCTCACTTTCACTGTCAGCGTCCTTTAAATATTGAGCATCACACTGAGACTGTTTGACCTACTCAAAACCCACAGATGATTCTTAAGCCAGTTGCTGTCTGACTGTCTAGCAACCCACTTTTCTGAAGGACATGTAACAAGTATTTTAGTCCGGCAGAGTCGTTGCTTCTACCTCATTCACATTTCCAAACCCCTACACACCTCCCATGTCACCATTAGAAAACAgactacttttctttttttgagacAAACACAATCCATTCTCACCCCACCTGTGCTAAAGAAGCTTTAGACACTTTATCTCAGCCCTGACCCACATGTGGTTAAAGTGAAATGCTCTAACTGAACAGCTTGACGAAGCAGCCGTGGCAGTAGGGTTTGTCGTTTTGTTCTTTGAAGGTGCCTTTGTTGAGCTGTTTCAGGCAGAAGGCGCAGACAAAGTGCTCTGGGTGGAACTTCTTGGACATGGCCGTGATGCAGCGGCCAGTGATGGGCTTCTGACAGCCGGAGCAGAGGGAGCCGCGGCGCTCGTGGTAGTGCACTTCACAGTAGGGCTGACCGTCGTGCTCAAAGAAGCTTCCATTTACAAACGGGGTGAAGCACTCCTGCGGACATAGAACGAGGAAAATGCTGTTATTCTCATCCTATTACAATATCATGTTTAGTCAGTCGAGCTATTCACAGTTCAGTCAAAAAAAGTCCTTGTACACGTCATATTGGATTTTCCCCAAGATGGTTTAGGTTCTTTGGAAGTTCTTATCAAAGGGATGCATGTTCAAGTTAAGTTAGTAAATTTTGCAATTTGAAGCTagaaaaacagggtgaaatccGCCACACCGCGATCGCTGTGTAGACTCTGGCTCTAAAACGCatcaaaaatgcaaaatgtcaGAACCCATatacaggattttcttttctttttttcacatttttgtacagtgggaggaagtgaagatggtcgtccatctttatgtctATGCACTAAATAAAAGTTCAAAAAAATCATGATACCGACCCTGCACACAAAACACTCAGGATGCCAGAGGCTGTTCAGTGCTGAGATGTAATTCTCCAGAATGGCTCGGGCACAGCCTCCACATTTCGGTGCAAACATGTCAAAGTAATCCTTCCTGCAGAAGGCTTTTCCATCCTTTTCATGAAAACCTTCACacgataaacaaaaacaacagattttatACAATCCATGAAGACAATTATTACTCAAATGTGATAATTATGGAGAGAACAATTTCCAGTGATAGCAAAAGTCAAGGTAATGATGAAATCACCTTCTGGGCCAAAGAAGGATCCACACTGAGCGCAGAAGAAGTGTTCTGGATGCCATGTCCTGTCCAGCGCCGTCACAACTTTCTGAACAGACATGacaacatttattgcagcaggcCGAATGTAAACCTCAACTCAACGGTCACAAATGGAGACAGCAGTGACTCACATCCAGTATGGGCCCGTTGCAGTAGTAGCAGCGTGGGGAGAACAGGTTATGGTAATCCGTCTCACAGTAGGGCTGTCCATCACGCTCAAAGAAGTTCCTGGAGCCGATCTCCTCTTGacagtgtgtgcacacaaagtGTTCAGGGTGCCATGTGCGGCCCATGGCAGTCACCACCTTAGACAAACAGAAGAGTTGACTGTGTATTTAGTGTGCAAGCTCTTTAAAATATcacatatatatactgtagatagATTTGCCTCATAAAAGCATCTCACCTGTCCTACGATTGGTTTACAGCAGGCACCGCAAACTCCTTTAGCTACTGTCTGCACGCCCAGTTTGTTGAGGTCAGACTGCAGACTACCAAGCATGTTGTCCAGCTTGTTGACCTGTGTTGGGGGCCCACCAGGAACCCCGCCCTTACCTTGGGCCATAATCTGAAATGGTTCAATTAAGAAAACAGTTATGTGTTGAAGATGTGACAAGATGTTTATGCATTATCCAAGTTTGAGGTCACtaagataaaataatgtttacagtctgtgtATAAGTGTGAAAAACAGAATGGATAAGAGACAGGGGTTCATGCCTGCATAGGAGGGAAGACTGGGTCATACTCTGTTTGGCAGCCTACAGACACCAGCACTTTGGGTGCAACTGGTGCCACTGGCTCCACAGGTGGAGGCCGTATTGGGGTTTTaagaacaggaggagggggCTCTGACTTAGGGGCAGGAGGTTCTTGAATTGGGGCCGGTGGTGGATGTGAAGCTTTTATGATCTGCCGAGGTGGAAACAGTTGGTGGAAGTGCTTAGGTTGTGGAGGGGGAGAAggcggtggtggaggagggggtggtggtggtggtggtggtggtggtggtggtataGGAACAAGGGGAAGTTGTACAGCGGGCGGTCGCTTGGGTTCTTGTACAATAGGAGGGCAACGAGGTgctgggggagagggaggtggtAGCACCTTCCTCACAGGGACAGGCGACTCTGGGGGAATCATgacctgaagaagaggagagaaaaacagagagaaggaggcagacacacagaaaatgtgcagAACATGGAAAGTGAATTAAtagggaaagaaaaaatatttgggACTAACTGTTAACCACACTAAAGCCAACCTTGTCGACCTCACTGCCGGCCCCGTCAGGACGGAAACGCTGGGGTTTGGACGAGACGATGACTCCCTCGGTCAGCCAGTCATCAGACTGTTTACGTCGGCGCTCTGAGCGGCCGATCCCAAACTTTCCCTGCAGCTCTTCTATGAGGCGGTCCTGAGAACTGTTCTTGTTCACAATGACAGGTCCCATCTTCCTGCGCAGGAGACCATCTCGGAACATGGGATGTACGTTGGTAGTCTCCTTAGTACGTCTTATCACTGACTTTATCTAAGACGGAATGATGAGCAGCTTATCATGTGTCCACACCAAACTTAAACCAGCTGGAGCATTTACAGCAGAGCACTGTAGCTGCAGGTGAGTCACGCAAATCACTGACAGGCCGGGAAGCAGTGGTCAGTGGGCTCAGAGTCACACTTCATGCATGTCTTACATGCTCATGTCCCCAACACAAGTCAGACGTCACATTTAGGTCCTTCACACAAAGCCAATGCAACAGGTAAAGAGGTCAGTGGTTTACATGTGCCATGCTCTGTACTGGTACGAGGTGACAAGCAATGGTTTACTTGTAAGTGCCAAAACAAAAGCTACCGATTAGAAAGAGCGACtcccttttttaattttccttcAGTTCCACAAGCTTATATCTATTTCCTCAAAGTCTGTGTCTTTCATGTGTCTTTTTGGAAAgctcaaaaaaaaaattcctagCTACTTTCTTTCCAGTTTAATAGTGTCTAATATCGGTATCATTGGAACATATTGTGTCTCCTCATGAACCTTAACATTAAAGCTACAGTTGTCATCAGCTTTTTTGATGAAATCAATTAACCATGTAGTGTAtgcaaggtaaaaaaaatactaatacaGTAGATGCTCCACAAGTTCTGGAGGCCCAAATTAGTCATTGATCAGCAAAAATGTTGATTAACTTTCAGTCACTGAAATAAAATCTATTAACCGACTAAATGTTCCAACTATACTTGACAGAGCCAACTTGAGGTTTGAGAGAGGAtatgaaatacaaacaaaggAATCATCTTGGTTAGAATGACAAAGTAATGGGACGTCTAGTGGCCTAATTGAGGCCCATGCCAGTGACCATGAGTGCAACTTTGTTGTCattccccctctctgtctttgttcctAATCAATTCACAGCTCTCTTAATGAACTTCTAAGACAAGACTTGCTTATAAAAGTGTAGTAGTGAGAAAACtagtaaataaatattgtgtgtcatgttttcagtttttcaaaagaaaacatgaaagaaaccCTCTTAGCACAGACTGGTGGAGCAGACACTTGTATAAAAGCGTCAGTCTCacaagcaacaacacaaaacaaagctagatgtaaacaaaacaagCGCTGGGTGTGAGCAGCAGGCATGGAGATGCATACATGTCCGGATGCAGAGACTCGGTCTATATTGGGAGTCTGCATCATGGGAAGGTCCAGGGCAACGTCCGGGGTCCCAGGGCACGAAGACGGGGTCATGGACTCATCCATCCAGCTGGCCTCTGTCAATGGGGTCATGCTGCCATCTGTGTACGGCCTCTCAGTGTAGGGCGTCATGGTGCCATCCAGGCCATCATGGAAAGACACAGACAGCTCCTCATCAGCCCAGTCCAGGTCTCCGTTTCCATCAGTGCCTCCGTCCACGGAGTCGTCTGTGATGGTGTTGGTGGCACTGGTAAAGGTGTCAGGCTGCATGCAGTTTCTGTCCATGGGCAGGATGAGCTCCTCTTGCACCTCCGGCATTCCTCTGCCCAGACAATGTGCTTCCATCTTCAGCTGTGTTTCCTCCACATGCTCTGCTGAGTGATTCTGTGCAAAACCCATAGCTAGCAGTTTGTCTAGTGCCTCATTCAGGGAGGGATCGTCCATGGGGGCTTGCTGCACAGCGAAGGGGCTTGCTCTCTGGGCTGCCGGTGCCGGCTCAGACAGCTGCCTGCTGGGGCTACTCGTGAAGTCCAGTGGGGAGGGGACCATCGATGGGGAGACTGGAGATGGTGAGGAGGTTTTTGAGTAGGCATGCACAAATGGTGGAGATATAGAGAGAGCAACAGGGAGAGGTGAAGGAGTCTTTGGcactgagagaggaggggtgaggtTTTTTG belongs to Hippoglossus stenolepis isolate QCI-W04-F060 chromosome 9, HSTE1.2, whole genome shotgun sequence and includes:
- the rnf181 gene encoding E3 ubiquitin-protein ligase RNF181, translating into MASYFDEHDCEPTNPEEQYRQNALLELARSLMQGLDLLDSGAFDLSDWDQRLPPPAAKTAVQTLTVVVISPEQADKGLKCPVCLLEFEEQETVREMPCKHLFHAGCILPWLGKTNSCPLCRLELPTDNPEYEEFKKDKERRKQRENRLEDLHGAMYT